A part of Gadus morhua chromosome 17, gadMor3.0, whole genome shotgun sequence genomic DNA contains:
- the ripk3 gene encoding receptor-interacting serine/threonine-protein kinase 3 — MEQNQCHIPVCDEESLVRWEVIGSGGFGQIFKARHVRWAWDVAIKILHYDDGSSSALRREAELMRRGESPFVVRVSGVFQGRLPSGGPSILGLVMDYMEQGSLADLQGVLRGPPPWPLAFRLSYQVALGMNFLHTLSPPMLHMDLKPSNVLLDSGLNVKLTDFGLARISQSMSRKSKVGSAEDGGTTSYMPPEAFGRDYRPSRSSDMYSYGILLWSILTGQKPYKHVISSLVRFRVPEGDRPPLESIDPGQTEGLRPLVDMMAWCWDSVPQQRPSFLDCISVTEQQYDLHKSGITSAIHSTQALLDTNREERKISDGLTELHITQPSSAINVRMDDITGPPPVQETADDLTRKKCGTEKPSSQPMSFSETKLISTSTNTESGSSLNLNHAPNPQPEATARPTAPGSPYQRQFSNPEQRPLSIKNSHVSFFQRGDGNYMHISDELAERRRHPTAPPRFNSTRPNSKGHGAPTGEH; from the exons ATGGAACAAAACCAGTGCCATATTCCGGTGTGTGATGAAGAGAGCCTGGTTAGGTGGGAGGTGATTGGCTCTGGGGGGTTCGGACAGATCTTTAAAGCCAGGCATGTTCGCTGGGCTTGGGACGTTGCCATTAAGATCCTCCACTATGACGACGG gtcGAGCTCAGCCCTGCGGCGGGAGGCAGAGCTGATGCGTCGGGGGGAGAGCCCCTTCGTGGTGAGGGTTTCCGGGGTCTTCCAGGGCCGGCTGCCCTCCGGCGGACCCTCCATCCTGGGCCTGGTCATGGACTACATGGAGCAGGGCTCCCTTGCAGACCTCCAG GGCGTCCTGCGTGGGCCCCCGCCCTGGCCTTTGGCCTTCAGGCTCTCTTACCAAGTGGCCCTTGGCATGAACTTCCtccacaccctctctcctccgatGCTCCACATGGACCTGAAGCCCAGCAACGTGCTGCTGGACTCTGGCCTGAACGTCAAG CTGACGGACTTCGGTCTGGCAAGGATCTCACAAAGCATGAGTCGGAAGTCCAAGGTGGGCAGCGCGGAGGACGGCGGGACCACCAGCTACATGCCCCCCGAGGCCTTCGGGAGGGACTACAGGCCCTCTCGCTCCTCGGACATGTACAG cTATGGAATCCTGCTGTGGTCCATTCTGACGGGTCAAAAGCCATACAAAC ATGTCATCTCCAGCCTCGTGCGTTTCCGGGTCCCAGAAGGGGACCGCCCCCCCCTGGAGAGTATCGACCCAGGCCAGACTGAGGGTCTGAGGCCGCTGGTGGACATGATGGCCTGGTGCTGGGACAGTGTACCCCAACAAAGGCCATCCTTCCTGG ACTGCATTTCTGTGACTGAGCAGCAGTATGACCTTCATAAGTCTGGCATCACCAGTGCCATCCACTCCACGCAGGCCCTACTG GACACAAATAGAGAAGAACGAAAGATCTCGGATGGACTCACAGAGCTTCACATAACCCAGCCAT CATCAGCCATAAATGTGCGAATGGACGACATAACAGGCCCTCCACCAGTTCAG gaGACGGCTGATGATCTAACCAGGAAGAAGTGTGGCACAG AAAAGCCCTCATCTCAGCCAATGAGCTTCTCTGAAACCAAACTTATCAGTACATCAACCAATACGGAGTCAGGGTCCTCTTTGAACCTCAACCACGCTCCGAATCCACAACCGGAAGCCACAGCTAGACCTACCGCACCAGGGTCACCGTACCAG CGCCAGTTCTCCAATCCCGAGCAGCGACCCCTATCCATCAAAAACAGCCACGTGAGTTTTTTTCAGAGAGGCGACGGTAACTACATGCACATCAGCGACGAGTTAGCAGAGAGGAGGCGGCACCCAACAGCACCCCCGAGGTTCAACAGCACACGTCCCAACTCAAAAGGCCACGGAGCACCCACAGGAGAACACTGA
- the si:dkeyp-74b6.2 gene encoding cerebellin-1 → MVTLAPPFPALVQAVPLLILVLGFLHWGPPAVGAQNDTEPLVLEGKCLVVCDSAPSAEPSSSGGALGMSVRSGSGRVAFSAVRNTNHEPSEMSNRTMTIYFDQILVNVGGHFDPARSIFVAPKKGVYSFSFHVVKVYNRQTIQVSLVLNSWPVLSAFAGDQDVTREAATNAGLVLMERGDKTSLKLERGNLMGGWKYSTFSGFLVFPL, encoded by the exons ATGGTGACCCTGGCCCCGCCTTTTCCGGCGCTTGTCCAAGCCGTGCCTCTGCTCATATTGGTGCTGGGGTTCCTCCACTGGGGGCCTCCGGCGGTCGGGGCTCAGAACGACACGGAGCCACTGGTGCTGGAGGGGAAGTGTCTGGTGGTGTGTGACTCCGCCCCCTCGGcggagccctcctcctccggcggcgCCCTGGGCATGTCCGTCCGCTCGGGGTCGGGCCGCGTGGCGTTCTCCGCCGTGAGGAACACCAACCACGAGCCCTCGGAGATGAGCAACCGCACCATGACCATCTACTTTgaccag ATCCTGGTCAACGTGGGCGGCCATTTTGACCCAGCACGGAGCATCTTCGTGGCTCCCAAGAAAGGAGTCTACAGTTTCAGCTTCCATGTGGTCAAAGTTTACAACCGACAGACGATACAG GTGAGCCTGGTCCTGAACAGCTGGCCGGTGCTCTCTGCCTTCGCGGGGGACCAGGATGTGACCCGGGAGGCGGCCACCAACGCCGGGCTGGTGCTGATGGAGCGGGGGGACAAGACCTCCCTCAAGCTGGAGAGAGGCAACCTGATGGGGGGCTGGAAGTACTCCACCTTCTCCGGCTTCTTGGTCTTCCCTTTgtag
- the LOC115529121 gene encoding nuclear factor 7, brain-like has protein sequence MPALFSALGEQRTERNKMAATLDAEQIQCSICLDIFSKPVSIPCGHNYCMHCLATCWATQQQAQCPLCKEVFHPRPALRVNRTLAFITEAFTRALSENLEDREDGLQPVPRETKGPARPGQQVDCDVCTGLKLAAARSCQVCMRSYCEAHLRTHQSDAVLRRHKLADPAAFPTRGLCRRHRGPLDIFCRTEKMLVCAACIETDHKGHDVVVVETEAGRVKVEMKEAEEQLLQMVQSKREKVQEIAGFLHKGKELADKEMQAAFEELGGFLSGVQAGLLEEEGEVLMAAENKAKVMVEELGEEITQLQKRRSELEQLQHTEDQLHLLQSFLSMRDPPTHRNWSKVRLHDKINLGGARRAVTKMAAFCREMERRLCAQEIQLIGQYADDVILDPDTACPWLTLSPDGKQVSQSIQKNPSWLPSDPRRFQTCVCVLGTDPIQQGRHSWVVEVGDKSEWDVGVARESINRNGIIRVEPDQGYWAICRRKGGAVTPCPPPLIQPRLQATDPTRRVCVFVDYEEGSVSFYDVDAHMPLHTFSGCHFTEPLYPYFNPCLRDNGMNTAPLVICPVEGQMTGQ, from the exons ATGCCTGCACTGTTTTCAGCCCTTGGCGAACAACGGACAG AGAgaaacaagatggccgccactCTGGATGCAGAGCAGATCCAGTGCAGCATCTGTCTGGACATCTTCTCCAAGCCGGTGTCCATCCCCTGTGGACACAACTACTGCATGCACTGCCTCGCCACCTGCTGGGCCACCCAGCAGCAGGCCCAGTGCCCACTCTGCAAGGAGGTCTTCCATCCCCGACCAGCGCTCCGGGTCAACAGAACTCTGGCCTTCATCACTGAAGCCTTCACAAG GGCCCTGTCAGAGAACCTTGAGGACAGGGAGGACGGCCTGCAACCGGTTCCCAGGGAAACCAAAGGCCCGGCCCGCCCCGGTCAGCAGGTTGACTGTGACGTCTGCACGGGGCTGAAGCTGGCGGCGGCCAGGTCGTGCCAGGTGTGCATGAGGTCGTACTGCGAGGCCCACCTCAGAACCCACCAGTCCGACGCAGTGCTGCGCAGACACAAGCTTGCGGATCCCGCCGCCTTCCCCACCAGGGGCCTCTGCCGGAGGCACCGGGGGCCCTTGGACATCTTCTGCCGGACAGAGAAGATGCTGGTGTGCGCCGCGTGCATCGAGACGGACCACAAGGGCCACGACGTTGTTGTCGTGGAGACGGAGGCGGGCAGGGTCAAG GTGGAGATGAAGGAGGCAGAGGAACAGCTTCTCCAGATGGtgcagagcaagagggagaaggTCCAGGAGATCGCAGGCTTTCTGCACAAGGGAAAG GAGTTGGCGGACAAGGAGATGCAGGCGGCGTTTGAGGAGCTGGGGGGCTTCCTCTCCGGAGTCCAGGCCGGCctgctggaggaagagggggaggtgctGATGGCGGCGGAGAATAAGGCaaaggtgatggtggaggagctTGGGGAGGAGATCACCCAACTCCAGAAGAGGCGCAGCGAGCTGGAGCAGCTACAGCACACCGAGGATCAGCTGCACCTCCTGCAG AGTTTTCTTTCTATGCGCGACCCACCGACCCACAGGAACTGGTCCAAGGTCCGTCTCCACGACAAAATAAACCTGGGCGGGGCGAGGAGGGCCGtcaccaagatggctgccttctgcagagagatggagaggcggCTGTGTGCCCAAG AGATCCAATTGATCGGCCAGTATGCAG atGATGTGATTCTAGACCCAGATACGGCGTGCCCTTGGTTGACTCTTTCCCCTGACGGAAAGCAG GTGAGCCAGAGCATCCAGAAGAACCCGAGTTGGTTGCCCAGCGACCCCCGGAGGttccagacgtgtgtgtgtgtcttggggaCAGATCCCATCCAGCAggggagacacagctgggtggtggag GTGGGGGACAAGAGTGAGTGGGACGTGGGCGTGGCCAGGGAGTCCATCAACAGGAACGGCATCATCAGGGTGGAGCCCGATCAAGGCTACTGGGCCATCTGCCGACGCAAAGGCGGGGCCgtcaccccctgcccccccccactcatccAGCCCCGCCTCCAGGCCACCGACCCCACCCGGCGGGTGTGCGTGTTCGTCGACTACGAGGAGGGCTCGGTCTCCTTCTACGACGTCGACGCCCACATGCCCTTGCACACGTTCAGCGGCTGCCATTTCACCGAGCCCCTCTACCCCTACTTTAACCCCTGTCTCCGTGACAACGGCATGAACACCGCCCCCTTGGTCATCTGCCCCGTCGAGGGCCAGATGACGGGGCAGTAG